A single Mangrovimonas sp. YM274 DNA region contains:
- a CDS encoding phosphoenolpyruvate carboxylase, giving the protein MMKIALQQKGLKKIKADFQYLLSVFKEMLVSIDEAELVDILPFDNLDAAAKTYSSNEKMTQAIGICFELLNLAEENAATQYRRESETQFGIETTRGSWGETLHQWHTEGLDEKDIAEKLRQIMVMPVLTAHPTEAKRLTVLDIHRELYLLLVKRENPNWSTSEQAQLKQEMISLMERWWRTGEIYLQKPRLEDERGNLMHYFVNVFPEAVRLTDQRLQHAWTTLGYSPELLEWPEQFPLIQFGSWVGGDRDGHPFVTPEFTASTLRLHRKAILQVIHQQLFDLAAELSISSYITPIPKGFLKDIATAAQLFGAEGQKAIDRNPSEPFRQYVNLLLVRLEHTIEDNHSLGEASYFKSSKELVLELQKLRQVLIDLGAVHMAKQWLFPIERLVQCFGFHLAKLDIRQNSAYHEKAISQMLASSGYANSDYAQWDEAQRLDFLNKELTNNRPFLVAGTSCGPEADNVLGYLREVRRYVNLYGTEGIGSIIVSMTRSLSDLLVVYLFLREVGLKDAGLMVAPLFETIDDLNAAPEILTSYLNHPIVKQRRETLDGFTQEVMLGYSDSNKDGGILTSRWNIYKAEENLTQAANALGIKVCFFHGRGGTISRGGGKIHRFLDSMPPGSLSGHIKMTVQGETIANQFANKLTASYNLEMFLAGTARQTVKTPPVDKNSKVYGMMDILADLSRIHYRKLLDHPKFMELYSHATPIDVLELSKIGSRPARRTGQRTLNDLRSIPWVFSWSQSRFNLSGWFGLGGALDEFQEHYPEDYEQLKQLALEWPFWKYLLIQIESNLLDSDIDIMKQFAELIQDSETKAELITLIINDYHSCLQEIDNIFTEPMATRRISKLEDMKYRNHALKSLSELQVSYLKKWRAIRETDPKQAEHYLVQLLILINALSTGLKGTG; this is encoded by the coding sequence ATGATGAAGATAGCACTGCAGCAAAAGGGACTAAAAAAAATAAAAGCAGATTTCCAATACTTATTATCCGTCTTTAAAGAAATGCTTGTATCCATTGATGAAGCCGAACTGGTTGATATTTTACCATTCGACAATTTGGATGCTGCGGCGAAAACATACAGCTCTAATGAAAAAATGACCCAGGCTATAGGCATTTGCTTTGAGCTTCTAAATTTAGCCGAAGAAAATGCCGCCACCCAATACCGAAGAGAATCGGAAACCCAATTTGGCATTGAAACCACCCGCGGATCTTGGGGAGAAACGCTTCACCAATGGCATACTGAGGGATTGGACGAAAAAGACATTGCTGAAAAGTTACGGCAAATTATGGTGATGCCGGTTTTAACAGCCCATCCCACAGAAGCCAAGCGCTTAACCGTATTGGACATTCATCGGGAACTCTATTTGCTTTTGGTGAAAAGGGAAAACCCCAATTGGTCCACCTCGGAACAAGCCCAATTAAAACAGGAAATGATTAGTTTAATGGAGCGTTGGTGGCGAACCGGGGAAATCTACCTGCAAAAGCCTCGTCTTGAAGACGAGCGCGGCAATCTCATGCATTATTTTGTAAATGTCTTCCCCGAAGCGGTTAGGTTAACAGACCAACGGTTACAGCATGCCTGGACTACCCTTGGGTACTCGCCTGAGCTTTTGGAATGGCCCGAGCAGTTTCCGCTCATTCAATTTGGCAGTTGGGTTGGCGGCGATAGGGATGGCCACCCTTTTGTGACACCAGAGTTCACAGCCTCTACCCTAAGATTACATAGGAAGGCCATACTACAGGTTATACACCAACAACTTTTTGACCTCGCTGCAGAGCTAAGTATCTCCAGTTATATCACGCCCATTCCAAAGGGTTTTTTAAAGGACATTGCAACCGCGGCCCAATTGTTTGGTGCTGAAGGACAAAAAGCTATCGATAGAAACCCATCAGAACCGTTCCGTCAATATGTGAATCTATTATTGGTGCGCTTGGAACATACCATTGAAGACAATCATAGCCTGGGAGAGGCCAGTTATTTTAAATCATCTAAGGAATTAGTGCTGGAACTCCAAAAATTACGGCAAGTACTCATTGATTTGGGAGCGGTACACATGGCCAAGCAATGGCTATTTCCTATTGAACGCCTCGTTCAATGTTTCGGATTCCATTTGGCCAAGTTGGATATTAGACAAAACAGCGCCTATCACGAAAAAGCCATCAGCCAAATGCTGGCAAGCTCAGGTTATGCCAATTCAGACTATGCCCAATGGGATGAGGCCCAACGCTTGGATTTTTTAAATAAAGAACTTACCAATAACCGTCCATTTTTGGTTGCAGGGACCTCCTGCGGTCCTGAAGCGGATAATGTCCTCGGCTATCTACGCGAAGTAAGACGGTATGTAAACCTTTATGGCACAGAAGGCATTGGTTCTATCATAGTAAGTATGACCCGATCTTTGAGTGATTTGCTTGTAGTGTATTTATTTTTGAGAGAGGTTGGTCTTAAAGATGCGGGACTAATGGTGGCTCCCCTCTTCGAAACCATAGACGACTTGAATGCAGCACCTGAGATTTTAACCTCCTACCTAAACCATCCTATTGTTAAGCAACGGCGTGAAACCTTAGATGGGTTTACCCAAGAAGTCATGTTGGGTTATAGCGACAGTAACAAAGATGGGGGCATCCTCACCAGCCGTTGGAACATTTACAAAGCCGAAGAAAATTTAACCCAGGCCGCCAATGCTTTGGGAATTAAAGTTTGCTTTTTCCACGGACGTGGGGGAACCATTAGTCGTGGGGGCGGGAAAATCCATCGGTTTTTGGACAGTATGCCTCCAGGGTCCTTGAGTGGCCACATTAAAATGACAGTCCAAGGAGAAACCATTGCCAATCAATTTGCCAATAAATTAACGGCAAGCTACAATCTTGAAATGTTTTTAGCGGGAACGGCTAGACAAACCGTCAAAACCCCTCCAGTAGACAAAAATTCAAAAGTGTACGGCATGATGGATATTTTGGCTGATTTAAGCAGAATACATTACCGAAAATTACTAGATCATCCCAAGTTCATGGAGTTATATTCGCATGCCACTCCAATAGATGTCTTAGAACTGAGCAAAATTGGTTCTAGACCAGCACGCCGTACAGGACAGCGTACCTTAAACGATCTAAGATCGATACCCTGGGTGTTTAGTTGGAGTCAATCCAGATTCAACCTAAGTGGTTGGTTTGGATTGGGCGGGGCTTTGGACGAGTTTCAAGAACACTATCCCGAGGACTATGAACAGCTGAAACAATTAGCTTTGGAATGGCCTTTTTGGAAATACCTCCTTATTCAAATTGAATCAAACCTCTTGGATTCAGATATCGATATCATGAAACAGTTTGCTGAACTGATTCAAGATTCGGAAACCAAAGCGGAACTCATAACTTTAATTATCAACGATTACCATTCTTGCCTGCAGGAAATTGACAATATCTTTACTGAGCCCAT
- a CDS encoding GNAT family N-acetyltransferase translates to MYNKPKNTIRFTREEHDKKGTFTIFENGKPAGKMTYVWAGNNKFIIDHTETFETFSGKGYGKQLVLKGVAYAKSKGVKILPLCPYAKRVMEQDENLRMSIYKN, encoded by the coding sequence ATATATAACAAACCGAAAAACACGATACGTTTCACAAGAGAAGAACACGACAAAAAAGGAACCTTTACCATTTTTGAAAACGGTAAACCCGCAGGAAAAATGACCTATGTTTGGGCCGGTAACAACAAATTCATCATAGACCACACCGAAACCTTTGAAACGTTTTCGGGCAAAGGTTACGGCAAACAGCTTGTGCTAAAAGGAGTGGCATATGCCAAATCCAAAGGGGTTAAAATCCTTCCGTTGTGTCCTTATGCCAAACGAGTAATGGAGCAAGACGAAAATTTACGCATGAGTATCTATAAAAATTGA
- a CDS encoding TMEM175 family protein — MTTNRLEAFSDGVLAIVITIMVLEMQVPEGSSWEALKPVLPKFMSYVLSFIYLGVYWNNHHYLFQAMEKVNGSVLWCNLFLLFSLSLVPFTTGWMGENHFDTYPVALYGINLLLAAIAFLVLEKAAIKFEGKTSKIGKALSGNKKEYASLVLYLVGVVTSFFLPVIGILRYVIVAIMWIIPDKQIENTLQN, encoded by the coding sequence ATGACCACCAACAGATTGGAAGCCTTTAGCGATGGTGTTTTGGCCATCGTCATTACCATAATGGTTTTGGAAATGCAGGTTCCCGAAGGCTCCAGTTGGGAAGCCCTAAAACCTGTACTTCCCAAATTCATGTCGTATGTGCTTAGTTTTATCTATTTGGGGGTGTATTGGAACAACCACCACTATTTGTTCCAAGCTATGGAAAAAGTGAACGGCAGTGTCTTGTGGTGTAATCTATTCTTGCTGTTCAGTTTGTCTTTGGTGCCGTTTACTACAGGGTGGATGGGTGAAAACCATTTTGACACCTATCCCGTTGCGCTTTATGGTATCAACCTACTTTTAGCAGCCATTGCCTTTTTAGTTTTGGAAAAAGCAGCGATTAAATTTGAAGGTAAAACTTCCAAAATTGGCAAGGCTCTTTCCGGTAACAAAAAGGAATACGCATCTCTTGTTTTGTATCTTGTAGGTGTTGTCACTTCGTTCTTTCTTCCAGTAATTGGTATCCTACGCTATGTTATAGTGGCCATTATGTGGATCATCCCAGATAAGCAGATAGAAAACACCCTTCAAAACTGA
- a CDS encoding TlpA disulfide reductase family protein has protein sequence MSLKQSLILASITISIFSCQSPADISGSLTGLEQKGAKIYLLKPENLKAVAAPYFAKVIDSATIEDDGSFKFQTMPATASGSLLELAVQPTGKAANYLETETPESANYMPFVWQQGESIHISAQWEAFQKSFSMAAPSQVNLALLTLRDLKYQAYQNHLAGKEWQIEDGSQLLEKEHAILDYQTELINFADSSSHFLPAMAALRWVSPEHDYERIPEFLVRQCSKWQESMPEHPWTQELCKDSDAANLPVLVGDKFPDAALPTLTKDTVSLYAQLGRKLTVIDLWASWCAPCRKENREVLVPLWDTYHEQGFQIVAYGLESNASTWKAATEFDGANRWFHASDLQGDNAAFLKHIRVQTIPANFILNANGMVIAKNLHGEDLIQFVDAYMKTK, from the coding sequence ATGAGCCTAAAACAGTCCTTAATATTAGCCTCTATCACTATAAGCATATTCTCCTGTCAATCGCCAGCTGATATTTCTGGTTCCTTAACAGGTCTTGAACAAAAGGGGGCAAAAATCTACCTTTTAAAGCCCGAAAATTTAAAAGCGGTAGCAGCTCCTTATTTTGCAAAAGTTATCGATTCGGCCACTATTGAAGATGATGGCAGTTTTAAATTCCAAACCATGCCTGCCACTGCTTCAGGCAGCTTATTGGAGTTGGCTGTTCAACCTACAGGCAAAGCCGCCAACTATTTGGAAACGGAAACTCCTGAAAGCGCCAACTATATGCCTTTTGTTTGGCAACAGGGAGAAAGTATACATATTTCTGCCCAATGGGAGGCATTTCAGAAAAGTTTCAGTATGGCAGCACCATCTCAAGTGAATTTAGCACTACTCACCCTTAGAGACCTTAAATATCAAGCTTACCAAAACCATTTGGCAGGAAAGGAATGGCAAATTGAAGATGGCAGCCAATTACTGGAAAAAGAACACGCCATTTTAGACTACCAAACGGAATTGATCAACTTTGCCGATAGCAGTTCTCATTTTCTACCTGCTATGGCAGCCTTACGTTGGGTTAGCCCCGAACATGATTATGAACGTATTCCTGAATTTTTAGTACGCCAATGCAGTAAATGGCAGGAAAGTATGCCTGAACACCCTTGGACACAGGAACTTTGCAAGGATAGTGATGCGGCTAATTTACCTGTGTTGGTTGGAGATAAGTTTCCTGATGCCGCACTACCAACCCTTACAAAAGATACCGTTAGTCTGTATGCGCAATTAGGCCGTAAACTTACCGTTATAGACCTTTGGGCGTCATGGTGTGCACCATGCCGTAAAGAAAACCGCGAAGTACTGGTGCCTTTATGGGATACCTACCATGAACAGGGGTTTCAAATTGTTGCCTATGGTTTAGAAAGCAATGCCTCTACATGGAAGGCTGCAACAGAATTTGACGGCGCCAATCGTTGGTTTCATGCATCGGACCTGCAAGGAGACAATGCTGCTTTTTTGAAACACATACGGGTACAAACCATTCCTGCCAATTTTATCCTAAATGCAAATGGTATGGTAATTGCCAAAAACTTACATGGGGAGGATTTGATACAGTTTGTTGATGCGTATATGAAGACGAAGTAA
- a CDS encoding S46 family peptidase, whose amino-acid sequence MKKISLLILIFWISLPVSLFANEGMWFLMHIERLNHRDMQKMGLQLTPEEIYSINNQSLKDAIVQFNGGCTASIISENGLLLTNHHCGYDAIAELSSAEQNHLKNGFWAKSLNEELKPEQLYVRFFVRMDDVSERILSKVNASMTEIEREAIINQEIAKIEQENSENGKYKVSVRSFFQGNEYYYFVYEDYTDVRLVGTPPKSLGKYGGDTDNWEWPRHTADFSLFRVYGDANGQPAEYSTNNVPLKAKHHLPVNIDGVEEDDFAMILGYPGRTNRWMPAEGIEQNVNYAYPAWVEGSKLSMDVMKKYMDQDESINLMYASKYAVIANYWKNRQGMIDALTAHKTAETKRKTESKFNKWANKSANKDTYGNVVSNINNYYSLTNDKAKHDNYLRVILRSSTFSNLPYRIGQIFETYISSNEAKRAELSPKIKAYIEALYKDHYLPLEKEILAEQLKLYASKSNYQLPEVIANVKAEDNLDTYVNACFQLSMFTTKEGALAFLDYPNAELLANDPLYILSEALLTKYREQPEHLVQPLNDYQASFRLLVDGLRKSGLSKISYPDANSTLRLTYGKVRALPKDSRNDASINNYTTLEGMVNKYKPNDEEFDLPAKMLEMFEKKNYGRYANSQGQLPINFLTDNDITGGNSGSPVLNGKGELIGLAFDGNIEAMAGDVIFDKDLQRTINVDVRYLLWLIDTYSNASNIIDELTIIATDNQS is encoded by the coding sequence ATGAAGAAAATTAGTCTGTTAATCCTTATTTTTTGGATTTCATTACCAGTCTCCCTATTTGCCAATGAAGGCATGTGGTTTTTGATGCACATCGAACGCCTCAACCATCGCGACATGCAAAAAATGGGACTTCAATTGACTCCAGAGGAAATCTACAGTATTAATAACCAAAGCTTAAAGGATGCCATTGTCCAGTTCAATGGTGGATGTACGGCCAGTATTATTTCAGAAAATGGGCTTTTACTTACCAATCACCACTGTGGGTATGATGCTATTGCCGAGCTATCTTCAGCAGAGCAAAACCACCTTAAAAATGGCTTTTGGGCCAAGTCTTTAAATGAAGAATTAAAACCTGAACAATTATATGTAAGATTCTTTGTGAGAATGGACGATGTGTCTGAACGCATTTTGTCTAAAGTAAACGCTTCAATGACTGAAATAGAGCGCGAAGCCATCATCAATCAAGAGATTGCAAAAATTGAACAGGAAAATAGCGAAAATGGTAAATATAAAGTTTCTGTACGTTCCTTCTTTCAAGGAAACGAGTATTACTATTTTGTATATGAAGATTATACCGACGTAAGATTGGTTGGAACACCTCCAAAAAGTCTAGGGAAATATGGTGGTGACACCGATAACTGGGAATGGCCACGCCACACAGCAGACTTTTCACTTTTCAGAGTCTATGGAGATGCCAATGGACAACCTGCAGAATATTCAACTAACAATGTACCCTTAAAGGCCAAACACCATTTACCTGTGAATATTGATGGTGTGGAAGAAGATGATTTCGCCATGATTTTGGGCTATCCAGGAAGAACCAACCGTTGGATGCCAGCCGAAGGAATCGAGCAAAACGTTAATTACGCTTACCCAGCTTGGGTGGAAGGCTCTAAATTAAGCATGGATGTTATGAAAAAGTATATGGACCAAGACGAGTCCATCAACTTAATGTACGCCTCAAAATATGCCGTTATTGCGAATTATTGGAAAAACCGTCAAGGCATGATTGACGCCCTAACGGCTCATAAAACTGCCGAAACTAAGCGTAAAACCGAAAGCAAGTTCAACAAATGGGCCAACAAATCTGCCAACAAAGACACCTATGGAAATGTTGTTTCCAATATTAACAACTATTACAGTTTAACGAACGACAAGGCGAAACACGACAACTACCTAAGGGTTATTCTACGCTCCAGCACATTTTCTAATTTACCATATAGAATAGGTCAAATTTTTGAAACCTACATCTCATCCAATGAGGCTAAACGTGCAGAATTGTCTCCAAAAATCAAGGCCTATATTGAAGCTTTGTACAAGGACCACTATTTACCACTTGAAAAGGAAATATTGGCAGAGCAACTCAAATTGTATGCTTCAAAATCCAATTACCAATTGCCAGAAGTCATTGCCAATGTAAAGGCTGAGGACAACCTAGACACCTATGTCAATGCTTGTTTCCAACTAAGTATGTTTACTACCAAAGAAGGCGCATTGGCCTTCTTGGATTACCCTAATGCCGAATTATTGGCAAACGACCCACTCTATATCCTTTCTGAAGCTTTGTTGACCAAGTATAGAGAGCAACCAGAGCATCTTGTACAACCTTTAAACGACTATCAAGCATCCTTCAGATTGCTAGTTGATGGCTTACGTAAATCTGGTTTGAGCAAGATCAGTTATCCAGATGCCAACTCTACCCTTCGTTTGACCTATGGAAAAGTAAGAGCTTTGCCAAAGGATTCGAGAAACGATGCCAGCATCAACAATTACACTACCCTAGAAGGTATGGTAAACAAATACAAGCCTAATGATGAAGAATTTGATTTACCGGCAAAGATGCTTGAGATGTTCGAAAAGAAAAATTATGGGCGATACGCCAACAGTCAGGGGCAACTTCCTATAAACTTCTTAACAGACAATGATATTACTGGTGGTAATTCTGGCTCGCCTGTGTTGAATGGCAAGGGAGAGTTAATTGGTTTGGCTTTTGATGGCAACATTGAAGCAATGGCCGGTGATGTTATATTTGATAAGGATTTACAGCGTACTATTAATGTAGATGTTAGATACCTACTTTGGTTGATAGACACCTACTCCAATGCGTCAAATATCATCGATGAATTAACCATCATAGCTACAGACAATCAAAGCTAG
- the meaB gene encoding methylmalonyl Co-A mutase-associated GTPase MeaB, which translates to MKHYKPKNRLSAQAYIDGVLKGDRMILSRAITVVESNLESDKILAKEIIQNILQASGKSIRIGVTGVPGVGKSTFIEAFGKYLISLGHKVAILSIDPSSQRSKGSILGDKTRMEELSGMDEAYIRPSASGDTLGGVANKTAESMLLCEAAGYDVILIETVGVGQSETAVHGMTDFFLLLMLAGAGDELQGIKKGIMEMADMVVINKADGDNVKQSDRARLQYQNALHLFPPSESGWTPTVTKASALHNTGIATIWENILSYKELVVGNGYFVENRNQQRIQWMYDTINEELKQLFYGSETIAKQLPKLEAQIMASQISPVKAAEDMIAQFKEAISLETS; encoded by the coding sequence ATGAAACACTACAAACCAAAAAACCGACTTTCCGCTCAAGCCTATATTGACGGAGTGCTAAAGGGAGATCGTATGATTTTGTCACGTGCCATTACTGTTGTGGAAAGTAATTTGGAGAGTGATAAAATACTTGCAAAGGAAATCATTCAAAACATATTACAAGCCTCCGGAAAGTCTATTCGTATTGGGGTAACAGGAGTCCCGGGCGTGGGTAAAAGTACCTTTATTGAAGCATTTGGGAAATACCTCATTTCACTAGGACATAAGGTTGCTATTTTGTCAATAGACCCCAGTAGTCAACGTTCCAAAGGAAGTATTTTAGGCGACAAAACCCGTATGGAGGAGCTTAGCGGAATGGACGAGGCTTATATACGACCTTCCGCCTCTGGCGATACTTTAGGAGGCGTGGCCAATAAAACTGCAGAAAGCATGCTATTATGTGAAGCGGCAGGCTACGACGTTATTTTAATTGAAACTGTGGGGGTTGGTCAATCTGAAACTGCGGTGCATGGCATGACCGATTTCTTTTTACTGCTTATGTTGGCCGGTGCTGGCGATGAATTGCAAGGGATTAAAAAGGGCATTATGGAAATGGCCGATATGGTAGTCATTAACAAAGCCGATGGAGATAATGTCAAACAGAGCGATAGGGCAAGGTTGCAATATCAAAATGCATTACACTTGTTTCCGCCTTCAGAATCGGGGTGGACTCCAACAGTTACGAAGGCTTCCGCTTTGCACAATACGGGCATTGCAACCATTTGGGAAAATATCTTGAGTTATAAGGAACTGGTTGTTGGCAATGGCTATTTTGTTGAAAATAGAAATCAGCAAAGAATACAGTGGATGTACGATACCATTAATGAAGAGCTAAAACAATTGTTCTACGGTTCTGAAACCATTGCAAAACAATTGCCAAAATTGGAAGCCCAAATCATGGCCTCTCAAATTTCTCCTGTAAAGGCAGCCGAAGATATGATAGCTCAATTTAAAGAGGCTATAAGCTTGGAAACGAGTTAA
- a CDS encoding aspartate:alanine exchanger family transporter — MDFLHTSYLALFLIICIGFIIGNIKIKGISLDISAIIFVALLFGHFGVSLPDILQKIGLILFIYTIGLQAGPGFFDSFREQGKNLVAISVLVVLSAAFLAYLSMVLFHIEKPIAIGLMSGALTSTPGLATAIDVTESPLASIGYGIAYPFGVIGVILFVKLYPKVFKINLKKEEVDYEEKVHGHYEAITRCTFMVENEGAIDRTIAELRVRSMTKGVISRVMHEGHAFIPHKDTVLHKGDYIRVVGTKEALRRVELLIGPQSNVEIELGKEYVVQSYLMTKTELVNKSLGELNLRDNFNATITRIRRSGIDLSPNSTLRLQIGDKLMISSEKESVPQISELIGDNKSKLSDTNFFPLALGIVIGILVGGVSIAFGDSFSFNLGLTGGVLIVAMVLGRIGKTGPVLWVMSGNSNQLLRQFGLMLFLAVVGTKAGATLVDTYSQYGIKLFLIGGIITFLPMFLAALIAKVFFKINTLTLLGTLTGSMTSTPGLAAVDSMTSTDAPSVAYATVYPIAMVLLIICTQILGLL, encoded by the coding sequence ATGGACTTTTTGCACACATCATACCTTGCTTTATTTTTGATAATCTGTATAGGGTTTATCATTGGAAATATCAAGATAAAAGGAATTTCACTGGACATTTCTGCTATTATTTTCGTGGCTTTGTTATTTGGCCATTTTGGAGTCTCCTTACCCGATATCTTACAAAAAATTGGACTGATTCTATTTATCTATACCATTGGGCTACAAGCAGGACCTGGATTTTTTGATTCTTTCAGGGAACAGGGTAAAAATTTGGTAGCGATATCGGTTTTGGTGGTGCTTTCTGCTGCTTTTCTGGCTTACCTTTCCATGGTACTGTTTCATATTGAAAAGCCTATTGCAATTGGCTTAATGTCTGGAGCGTTGACCAGTACACCTGGTTTGGCCACGGCTATCGATGTTACTGAGTCGCCCCTGGCTTCCATAGGCTATGGTATTGCTTATCCTTTTGGAGTGATTGGAGTGATTTTGTTTGTGAAGCTGTATCCCAAAGTCTTCAAAATAAATTTGAAAAAGGAAGAAGTCGATTATGAAGAAAAGGTACATGGACATTACGAAGCTATTACTAGATGTACTTTTATGGTAGAGAATGAAGGAGCTATTGACAGGACTATAGCGGAATTGAGAGTGCGTTCAATGACCAAAGGGGTTATTTCAAGGGTAATGCACGAAGGACATGCTTTTATACCTCATAAAGATACGGTATTGCACAAGGGAGACTACATAAGAGTAGTTGGTACCAAAGAAGCTTTAAGACGGGTAGAGCTGCTTATCGGGCCACAATCCAATGTTGAAATTGAATTAGGGAAGGAATATGTGGTTCAGTCTTATTTAATGACCAAAACGGAGTTGGTCAATAAGTCATTGGGAGAGCTTAATTTAAGAGATAACTTTAATGCTACCATTACTCGTATTCGCAGAAGTGGCATCGATTTATCTCCCAATTCAACATTGAGATTGCAAATAGGGGATAAATTGATGATTTCAAGTGAAAAGGAAAGTGTTCCTCAGATTTCCGAATTGATTGGGGATAACAAGAGTAAATTGTCCGACACCAATTTCTTTCCTTTGGCATTAGGAATTGTTATTGGGATTTTGGTGGGAGGTGTTTCTATTGCCTTTGGAGATAGCTTTAGTTTTAATTTAGGCTTAACGGGAGGAGTGCTTATTGTTGCCATGGTGCTTGGCCGGATTGGTAAAACAGGACCTGTATTATGGGTAATGAGTGGTAATTCCAATCAATTATTAAGACAATTTGGGCTAATGTTGTTCTTGGCTGTAGTAGGGACGAAAGCAGGAGCCACCCTAGTAGATACCTATTCGCAATACGGTATTAAATTGTTTCTCATCGGCGGTATCATTACCTTTTTGCCTATGTTTTTGGCTGCCCTGATAGCTAAGGTGTTTTTTAAAATAAATACCCTAACCTTATTGGGGACGCTTACCGGTTCCATGACCAGCACACCAGGATTGGCAGCAGTTGATAGTATGACTTCTACAGACGCTCCTTCAGTTGCTTATGCCACTGTGTATCCTATTGCCATGGTACTTTTGATTATCTGTACTCAAATATTGGGGTTGCTTTAA